The window ACGTTTTAAAAAAGCATTACAACACAGATGAAGTCAACACATTTTGTTTATTAGTCACCAACTCAACAAGCAATAACAACAGACGTAAATAGGGAAGCTTTGATGTTCTAATCGCTACTGTAACCACCATCATCGTTATCCTTATTCTCATGGTCTCTCACCACTCGTTCTATGAACTGTTTTCGAACTCCAGCCATCACAGCTTCCCTCGAGGAGTCGTCGTCTCCTCCTTTGCCATCATTAAGAACCGGCTCTGATTGACACAGAAGTAAGGCTACACCTGAAAAACCAAATCAGTTGCAAGTATGTTCAGACATGAGAGTACAACCATTCTGCCCAAAGTATGATGCAATCGCAAATGTGGTCACCTCAGGTCTTAGATCAAAAAGAGGCTACagatgaaaaaggaaataattatgaaaaacaaaatgggcACAGACTATATCAGAAAAAGAAGGCTTCAAACTTACTCTCTGGGGTGCACCTACGGCCAAAGCTCTTCAAGCCTACATGAGTTCCTTTAACGGCACCATGGTGGTACACAAGCAAGGTAGGAAGATTACAATCAGGGTAGTTCGGAATACAATCAGTAGATATAATCTTAACGAACTTTGTTGCTGGGTATCTGCTAGCCAATTCTTCTAGACAACCCAATAGCAAACCACACTCGGCAACACTATCaaagaacaacaagaaacaaacaNNNNNNNNNNNNNNNNNNNNNNNNNNNNNNNNNNNNNNNNNNNNNNNNNNNNNNNNNNNNNNNNNNNNNNNNNNNNNNNNNNNNNNNNNNNNNNNNNNNNNNNNNNNNNNNNNNNNNNNNNNNNNNNNNNNNNNNNNNNNNNNNNNNNNNNNNNNNNNNNNNNNNNNNNNNNNNNNNNNNNNNNNNNNNNNNNNNNNNNNNNNNNNNNNNNNNNNNNNNNNNNNNNNNNNNNNNNNNNNNNNNNNNNNNNNNNNNNNNNNNNNNNNNNNNNNNNNNNNNNNNNNNNNNNNNNNNNNNNNNNNNNNNNNNNNNNNNNNNNNNNNNNNNNNNNNNNNNNNNNNNNNNNNNNNNNNNNNNNNNNNNNNNNNNNNNNNNNNNNNNNNNNNNNNNNNNNNNNNNNNNNNNNNNNNNNNNNNNNNNNNNNNNNNNNNNNNNNNNNNNNNNNNNNNNNNNNNNNNNNNNNNNNNNNNNNNNNNNNNNNNNNNNNNNNNNNNNNNNNNNNNNNNNNNNNNNNNNNNNNNNNNNNNNNNNNNNNNNNNNNNNNNNNNNNNNNNNNNNNNNNNNNNNNNNNNNNNNNNNNNNNNNNNNNNNNNNNNNNNNNNNNNNNNNNNNNNNNNNNNNNNNNNNNNNNNNNNNNNNNNNNNNNNNNNNNNNNNNNNNNNNNNNNNNNNNNNNNNNNNNNNNNNNNNNNNNNNNNNNNNNNNNNNNNNNNNNNNNNNNNNNNNNNNNNNNNNNNNNNNNNNNNNNNNNNNNNNNNNNNNNNNNNNNNNNNNNNNNNNNNNNNNNNNNNNNNNNNNNNNNNNNNNNNNNNNNNNNNNNNNNNNNNNNNNNNNNNNNNNNNNNNNNNNNNNNNNNNNNNNNNNNNNNNNNNNNNNNNNNNNNNNNNNNNNNNNNNNNNNNNNNNNNNNNNNNNNNNNNNNNNNNNNNNNNNNNNNNNNNNNNNNNNNNNNNNNNNNNNNNNNNNNNNNNNNNNNNNNNNNNNNNNNNNNNNNNNNNNNNNNNNNNNNNNNNNNNNNNNNNNNNNNNNNNNNNNNNNNNNNNNNNNNNNNNNNNNNNNNNNNNNNNNNNNNNNNNNNNNNNNNNNNNNNNNNNNNNNNNNNNNNNNNNNNNNNNNNNNNNNNNNNNNNNNNNNNNNNNNNNNNNNNNNNNNNNNNNNNNNNNNNNNNNNNNNNNNNNNNNNNNNNNNNNNNNNNNNNNNNNNNNNNNNNNNNNNNNNNNNNNNNNNNNNNNNNNNNNNNNNNNNNNNNNNNNNNNNNNNNNNNNNNNNNNNNNNNNNNNNNNNNNNNNNNNNNNNNNNNNNNNNNNNNNNNNNNNNNNNNNNNNNNNNNNNNNNNNNNNNNNNNNNNNNNNNNNNNNNNNNNNNNNNNNNNNNNNNNNNNNNNNNNNNNNNNNNNNNNNNNNNNNNNNNNNNNNNNNNNNNNNNNNNNNNNNNNNNNNNNNNNNNNNNNNNNNNNNNNNNNNNNNNNNNNNNNNNNNNNNNNNNNNNNNNNNNNNNNNNNNNNNNNNNNNNNNNNNNNNNNNNNNNNNNNNNNNNNNNNNNNNNNNNNNNNNNNNNNNNNNNNNNNNNNNNNNNNNNNNNNNNNNNNNNNNNNNNNNNNNNNNNNNNNNNNNNNNNNNNNNNNNNNNNNNNNNNNNNNNNNNNNNNNNNNNNNNNNNNNNNNNNNNNNNNNNNNNNNNNNNNNNNNNNNNNNNNNNNNNNNNNNNNNNNNNNNNNNNNNNNNNNNNNNNNNNNNNNNNNNNNNNNNNNNNNNNNNNNNNNNNNNNNNNNNNNNNNNNNNNNNNNNNNNNNNNNNNNNNNNNNNNNNNNNNNNNNNNNNNNNNNNNNNNNNNNNNNNNNNNNNNNNNNNNNNNNNNNNNNNNNNNNNNNNNNNNNNNNNNNNNNNNNNNNNNNNNNNNNNNNNNNNNNNNNNNNNNNNNNNNNNNNNNNNNNNNNNNNNNNNNNNNNNNNNNNNNNNNNNNNNNNNNNNNNNNNNNNNNNNNNNNNNNNNNNNNNNNNNNNNNNNNNNNNNNNNNNNNNNNNNNNNNNNNNNNNNNNNNNNNNNNNNNNNNNNNNNNNNNNNNNNNNNNNNNNNNNNNNNNNNNNNNNNNNNNNNNNNNNNNNNNNNNNNNNNNNNNNNNNNNNNNNNNNNNNNNNNNNNNNNNNNNNNNNNNNNNNNNNNNNNNNNNNNNNNNNNNNNNNNNNNNNNNNNNNNNNNNNNNNNNNNNNNNNNNNNNNNNNNNNNNNNNNNNNNNNNNNNNNNNNNNNNNNNNNNNNNNNNNNNNNNNNNNNNNNNNNNNNNNNNNNNNNNNNNNNNNNNNNNNNNNNNNNNNNNNNNNNNNNNNNNNNNNNNNNNNNNNNNNNNNNNNNNNNNNNNNNNNNNNNNNNNNNNNNNNNNNNNNNNNNNNNNNNNNNNNNNNNNNNNNNNNNNNNNNNNNNNNNNNNNNNNNNNNNNNNNNNNNNNNNNNNNNNNNNNNNNNNNNNNNNNNNNNNNNNNNNNNNNNNNNNNNNNNNNNNNNNNNNNNNNNNNNNNNNNNNNNNNNNNNNNNNNNNNNNNNNNNNNNNNNNNNNNNNNNNNNNNNNNNNNNNNNNNNNNNNNNNNNNNNNNNNNNNNNNNNNNNNNNNNNNNNNNNNNNNNNNNNNNNNNNNNNNNNNNNNNNNNNNNNNNNNNNNNNNNNNNNNNNNNNNNNNNNNNNNNNNNNNNNNNNNNNNNNNNNNNNNNNNNNNNNNNNNNNNNNNNNNNNNNNNNNNNNNNNNNNNNNNNNNNNNNNNNNNNNNNNNNNNNNNNNNNNNNNNNNNNNNNNNNNNNNNNNNNNNNNNNNNNNNNNNNNNNNNNNNNNNNNNNNNNNNNNNNNNNNNNNNNNNNNNNNNNNNNNNNNNNNNNNNNNNNNNNNNNNNNNNNNNNNNNNNNNNNNNNNNNNNNNNNNNNNNNNNNNNNNNNNNNNNNNNNNNNNNNNNNNNNNNNNNNNNNNNNNNNNNNNNNNNNNNNNNNNNNNNNNNNNNNNNNNNNNNNNNNNNNNNNNNNNNNNNNNNNNNNNNNNNNNNNNNNNNNNNNNNNNNNNNNNNNNNNNNNNNNNNNNNNNNNNNNNNNNNNNNNNNNNNNNNNNNNNNNNNNNNNNNNNNNNNNNNNNNNNNNNNNNNNNNNNNNNNNNNNNNNNNNNNNNNNNNNNNNNNNNNNNNNNNNNNNNNNNNNNNNNNNNNNNNNNNNNNNNNNNNNNNNNNNNNNNNNNNNNNNNNNNNNNNNNNNNNNNNNNNNNNNNNNNNNNNNNNNNNNNNNNNNNNNNNNNNNNNNNNNNNNNNNNNNNNNNNNNNNNNNNNNNNNNNNNNNNNNNNNNNNNNNNNNNNNNNNNNNNNNNNNNNNNNNNNNNNNNNNNNNNNNNNNNNNNNNNNNNNNNNNNNNNNNNNNNNNNNNNNNNNNNNNNNNNNNNNNNNNNNNNNNNNNNNNNNNNNNNNNNNNNNNNNNNNNNNNNNNNNNNNNNNNNNNNNNNNNNNNNNNNNNNNNNNNNNNNNNNNNNNNNNNNNNNNNNNNNNNNNNNNNNNNNNNNNNNNNNNNNNNNNNNNNNNNNNNNNNNNNNNNNNNNNNNNNNNNNNNNNNNNNNNNNNNNNNNNNNNNNNNNNNNNNNNNNNNNNNNNNNNNNNNNNNNNNNNNNNNNNNNNNNNNNNNNNNNNNNNNNNNNNNNNNNNNNNNNNNNNNNNNNNNNNNNNNNNNNNNNNNNNNNNNNNNNNNNNNNNNNNNNNNNNNNNNNNNNNNNNNNNNNNNNNNNNNNNNNNNNNNNNNNNNNNNNNNNNNNNNNNNNNNNNNNNNNNNNNNNNNNNNNNNNNNNNNNNNNNNNNNNNNNNNNNNNNNNNNNNNNNNNNNNNNNNNNNNNNNNNNNNNNNNNNNNNNNNNNNNNNNNNNNNNNNNNNNNNNNNNNNNNNNNNNNNNNNNNNNNNNNNNNNNNNNNNNNNNNNNNNNNNNNNNNNNNNNNNNNNNNNNNNNNNNNNNNNNNNNNNNNNNNNNNNNNNNNNNNNNNNNNNNNNNNNNNNNNNNNNNNNNNNNNNNNNNNNNNNNNNNNNNNNNNNNNNNNNNNNNNNNNNNNNNNNNNNNNNNNNNNNNNNNNNNNNNNNNNNNNNNNNNNNNNNNNNNNNNNNNNNNNNNNNNNNNNNNNNNNNNNNNNNNNNNNNNNNNNNNNNNNNNNNNNNNNNNNNNNNNNNNNNNNNNNNNNNNNNNNNNNNNNNNNNNNNNNNNNNNNNNNNNNNNNNNNNNNNNNNNNNNNNNNNNNNNNNNNNNNNNNNNNNNNNNNNNNNNNNNNNNNNNNNNNNNNNNNNNNNNNNNNNNNNNNNNNNNNNNNNNNNNNNNNNNNNNNNNNNNNNNNNNNNNNNNNNNNNNNNNNNNNNNNNNNNNNNNNNNNNNNNNNNNNNNNNNNNNNNNNNNNNNNNNNNNNNNNNNNNNNNNNNNNNNNNNNNNNNNNNNNNNNNNNNNNNNNNNNNNNNNNNNNNNNNNNNNNNNNNNNNNNNNNNNNNNNNNNNNNNNNNNNNNNNNNNNNNNNNNNNNNNNNNNNNNNNNNNNNNNNNNNNNNNNNNNNNNNNNNNNNNNNNNNNNNNNNNNNNNNNNNNNNNNNNNNNNNNNNNNNNNNNNNNNNNNNNNNNNNNNNNNNNNNNNNNNNNNNNNNNNNNNNNNNNNNNNNNNNNNNNNNNNNNNNNNNNNNNNNNNNNNNNNNNNNNNNNNNNNNNNNNNNNNNNNNNNNNNNNNNNNNNNNNNNNNNNNNNNNNNNNNNNNNNNNNNNNNNNNNNNNNNNNNNNNNNNNNNNNNNNNNNNNNNNNNNNNNNNNNNNNNNNNNNNNNNNNNNNNNNNNNNNNNNNNNNNNNNNNNNNNNNNNNNNNNNNNNNNNNNNNNNNNNNNNNNNNNNNNNNNNNNNNNNNNNNNNNNNNNNNNNNNNNNNNNNNNNNNNNNNNNNNNNNNNNNNNNNNNNNNNNNNNNNNNNNNNNNNNNNNNNNNNNNNNNNNNNNNNNNNNNNNNNNNNNNNNNNNNNNNNNNNNNNNNNNNNNNNNNNNNNNNNNNNNNNNNNNNNNNNNNNNNNNNNNNNNNNNNNNNNNNNNNNNNNNNNNNNNNNNNNNNNNNNNNNNNNNNNNNNNNNNNNNNNNNNNNNNNNNNNNNNNNNNNNNNNNNNNNNNNNNNNNNNNNNNNNNNNNNNNNNNNNNNNNNNNNNNNNNNNNNNNNNNNNNNNNNNNNNNNNNNNNNNNNNNNNNNNNNNNNNNNNNNNNNNNNNNNNNNNNNNNNNNNNNNNNNNNNNNNNNNNNNNNNNNNNNNNNNNNNNNNNNNNNNNNNNNNNNNNNNNNNNNNNNNNNNNNNNNNNNNNNNNNNNNNNNNNNNNNNNNNNNNNNNNNNNNNNNNNNNNNNNNNNNNNNNNNNNNNNNNNNNNNNNNNNNNNNNNNNNNNNNNNNNNNNNNNNNNNNNNNNNNNNNNNNNNNNNNNNNNNNNNNNNNNNNNNNNNNNNNNNNNNNNNNNNNNNNNNNNNNNNNNNNNNNNNNNNNNNNNNNNNNNNNNNNNNNNNNNNNNNNNNNNNNNNNNNNNNNNNNNNNNNNNNNNNNNNNNNNNNNNNNNNNNNNNNNNNNNNNNNNNNNNNNNNNNNNNNNNNNNNNNNNNNNNNNNNNNNNNNNNNNNNNNNNNNNNNNNNNNNNNNNNNNNNNNNNNNNNNNNNNNNNNNNNNNNNNNNNNNNNNNNNNNNNNNNNNNNNNNNNNNNNNNNNNNNNNNNNNNNNNNNNNNNNNNNNNNNNNNNNNNNNNNNNNNNNNNNNNNNNNNNNNNNNNNNNNNNNNNNNNNNNNNNNNNNNNNNNNNNNNNNNNNNNNNNNNNNNNNNNNNNNNNNNNNNNNNNNNNNNNNNNNNNNNNNNNNNNNNNNNNNNNNNNNNNNNNNNNNNNNNNNNNNNNNNNNNNNNNNNNNNNNNNNNNNNNNNNNNNNNNNNNNNNNNNNNNNNNNNNNNNNNNNNNNNNNNNNNNNNNNNNNNNNNNNNNNNNNNNNNNNNNNNNNNNNNNNNNNNNNNNNNNNNNNNNNNNNNNNNNNNNNNNNNNNNNNNNNNNNNNNNNNNNNNNNNNNNNNNNNNNNNNNNNNNNNNNNNNNNNNNNNNNNNNNNNNNNNNNNNNNNNNNNNNNNNNNNNNNNNNNNNNNNNNNNNNNNNNNNNNNNNNNNNNNNNNNNNNNNNNNNNNNNNNNNNNNNNNNNNNNNNNNNNNNNNNNNNNNNNNNNNNNNNNNNNNNNNNNNNNNNNNNNNNNNNNNNNNNNNNNNNNNNNNNNNNNNNNNNNNNNNNNNNNNNNNNNNNNNNNNNNNNNNNNNNNNNNNNNNNNNNNNNNNNNNNNNNNNNNNNNNNNNNNNNNNNNNNNNNNNNNNNNNNNNNNNNNNNNNNNNNNNNNNNNNNNNNNNNNNNNNNNNNNNNNNNNNNNNNNNNNNNNNNNNNNNNNNNNNNNNNNNNNNNNNNNNNNNNNNNNNNNNNNNNNNNNNNNNNNNNNNNNNNatcaaagaaggaaaaacagaTTAAGTTGAACAGTTTAACATCAAAGTTCTCAACGTACGTTAATACCAGTAGAAGGTTGGtcacaataccaaaaaaaaaggtgtacCTACAACTTTGAAATACATAAGCGAAGAACCAAAGACAGCCAATAAGTCCTACTAAAGAATGAGTACTTGAGAACTCTATTGATTAACTTGAATTCTACTGATTCACTCTTGTCGATTAGAAAATCAGAATTTTCTGAAAAAGAAAGGTTACTTGAATATGGTTTTGGAGAATACTTATCCAATGAGTGAACTTGAAGaagttttctttgtatttttaagGTCTTTTGGTTGCAGATGAAATTGCCAATTTGATGTTGTTAGGCTCTAAAGAAATTTTATGAAGCATAAAACCGAATTTTTCTATAGCATCTAACAGAAGACATCTCTATGTTATTGCTTCATTACAGTGCGCAGTAGATGCTAATTCAATGGATAGACTATTTCAAATGTTGGCTTTTACATGGATTCAGAGTCTTACATCCAGTACTTGAATTCGAGAAGTGATCAGGACATGGATATTAAGAAAAAGCATGAGGTACCTGTCTCTTTTAAAAGAACAAGACGTTTTAAAAAAGCATTACAACACAGATGAAGTCAACACATTTTGTTTATTAGTCACCAACTCAACAAGCAATAACAACAGACGTAAATAGGGAAGCTTTGATGTTCTAATCGCTACTGTAACCACCATCATCGTTATCCTTATTCTCATGGTCTCTCACCACTCGTTCTATGAACTGTTTTCGAACTCCAGCCATCACAGCTTCCCTCGAGGAGTCGTCGTCTCCTCCTTTGCCATCATTAAGAACCGGCTCTGATTGACACAGAAGTAAGGCTACACCTGAAAAACCAAATCAGTTGCAAGTATGTTCAGACATGAGAGTACAACCATTCTGCCCAAAGTATGATGCAATCGCAAATGTGGTCACCTCAGGTCTTAGATCAAAAAGAGGCTACagatgaaaaaggaaataattatgaaaaacaaaatgggcACAGACTATATCAGAAAAAGAAGGCTTCAAACTTACTCTCTGGGGTGCACCTACGGCCAAAGCTCTTCAAGCCTACATGAGTTCCTTTAACGGCACCATGGTGGTACACAAGCAAGGTAGGAAGATTACAATCAGGGTAGTTCGGAATACAATCAGTAGATATAATCTTAACGAACTTTGTTGCTGGGTATCTGCTAGCCAATTCTTCTAGACAACCCAATAGCAAACCACACTCGGCAACACTATCaaagaacaacaagaaacaaacatgACTTAAATTGTGTCTCAAACATGTAATTAGACTGGTTCGTCAAAAGTAAACAGCATTCACAAATACATCAAAAGCATACCTATCTTTGTATAGACATACAACAACCCAATCTTCAGCAGAGGCTTGTGTAACCTCGCGTACAAAATCAGATCCAGAGATGGGAGTCACAGTTCCATATCTTCTAACTTTAGCAGCTTCTCTTAGCTCAGACAACCTCTTCTTCCTATCAAAGCATCAAAACACATTAGCGCCTGTGATACACAATAAGTTTAGCCTATCCATCAACATCTGACATTAGTCACTACTCTTAATTGCATTCATATCCAAAACAGAAAGGAATCGAGAAAAATCAGAGCTTGATAATATATAGTACACCAAGTGCTATCTAGCTAGCTACATGACAACAGATCCCACAAAATCGAATTCACAATCCAGAATCTTATATGGTAAACTAAGATggtaaatacaaaaaaaaatcagaatgttCGATTCGATCTACGAACCTGTATTGTTCGAGGAAGCGATCATCGTCGAGATCTTTGTCGTCTTCAAGATCCTCAAGCTCATCCTCCGTCTTCTTATCAAACCAAGCCTGGTCCTTAGGAGCTGAAGACTCGTCTTGTTCCGGAGTATAAGCCGGAGGTTTGAACGCCGGAGCTTTCTCAGGTAGATTCCCCAATTTCCTCTGGATATCGTCCCATTGAGTCGACGCTCCATCAACGTCCTTGTACACGAAATGATAATCCGCCATAGCTTACAAACAACCTACAAAGCTTCAAATCTTCTCCTTTAGATTACACAGAGAACCTTCGAATCTGAGATGAGAATGCTTTGACACTCTTGTGATCTCAATCTCGTTCCTTTTCTGGAAGACCATCCCCGAAATTGGTCAGATTGAACCGAACAATACCGAGGCTAATTAATTCATACCGAACCGAGATTATATGGTTTAAAAGACGGTTAGTAGTCGGTTTATTCGTCTAGAGTTAATAATGTAAGGAACCTCTGAGTCGCTCAGAGggttcgtatatatatattgggagGGGGCATGTATTTTTTATGGAGAAAGATCCAgagataattaaacaaaaacacttagcataaaaagattttgagagggagaagaaagggcgatcgattagggtttttgtaattttcgtcTGAAGATTCTATATGAACGGAGTGATGAACTCGTTGGAAGCTGTGATAGCGTCAATCCAAGGCTTATCGGGGAGTGCTGGGGATTTATCTGCACTTCACGATCTTTTGAGAGGAGCTGAGAACTCGCTCCGAGCCGAACCCGATGTTAATTTCTCTACTCTTACCCAGCTCGACGCGTCGAAGCATTCTCTCGGTTACCTCTATTTCCTgtgagttgatttttttttgtggtcatgGTTTGGATTTCTCATATCTCTGACTAGATTAGGTATTTGTTGATGTTTTGTGTAATATACTGTGACGATGATTTTGGTTGATGGAACTTGAGGTATATAATTAGGGTTGTCAGTTTACAAGGAGGATTTGgaattctgattttgattttcttgggGTATTGTTTGATTGTTCCAGTGAGATACTTACCGCTGGTCCAGTATCGGACGAGAAAGCTTTTGCCGAGGTTCCGATAATTGCACGGTTCATCAACTCTTGCGATGCTGAGCAGATTCGTTTGGCGAGTGATAAATGTAATCACTGACCCTTTATGGGATCTTCTCTcgtctttctgtttttttttttgtttatctttaaGGTGATGGTTCTgttgttattgttttcttaatc is drawn from Camelina sativa cultivar DH55 chromosome 8, Cs, whole genome shotgun sequence and contains these coding sequences:
- the LOC104705697 gene encoding phosducin-like protein 3, producing MADYHFVYKDVDGASTQWDDIQRKLGNLPEKAPAFKPPAYTPEQDESSAPKDQAWFDKKTEDELEDLEDDKDLDDDRFLEQYRKKRLSELREAAKVRRYGTVTPISGSDFVREVTQASAEDWVVVCLYKDSVAECGLLLGCLEELASRYPATKFVKIISTDCIPNYPDCNLPTLLVYHHGAVKGTHVGLKSFGRRCTPESVALLLCQSEPVLNDGKGGDDDSSREAVMAGVRKQFIERVVRDHENKDNDDGGYSSD
- the LOC104705696 gene encoding viral IAP-associated factor homolog; protein product: FFDSVAECGLLLGCLEELASRYPATKFVKIISTDCIPNYPDCNLPTLLVYHHGAVKGTHVGLKSFGRRCTPESVALLLCQSEPVLNDGKGGDDDSSREAVMAGVRKQFIERVVRDHENKDNDDGGYSSD